Part of the Manis javanica isolate MJ-LG chromosome 9, MJ_LKY, whole genome shotgun sequence genome, ATCCATTAGAAACTAGGGCTTCAATATTTTTGTGAGTTACACTTTCTGCAACAAATGGGTTAATTGTTCACTCTGATTTTGTTTGactgtttattttaattaatctaCAGGGGATTTAGGGACATTCCCCTTATGCATTTGCACTTTTGGCATAGTTGTTACATAACTCATGTACTTAACCAAGTTTTTAAGTCATGAAAATGTTTCTGAATCTAGTTAGAGCAGCTATGGGTATTTTATTAAGTTAATGATAAATATCAGTAAGTATACTCGTAGAAAAAGGAGTAATAGAAAAAGTTTGGTAAGTGATATTTCAAACCTGTACTTGTCTCATCTGGTTTCCTTCTGGATTTTGGAAATCTTGTGTAAGTTCCTCTTTCATTGTCATTAGTTTTTTAACAAGATCTCGTTTTTCATGGAGTTCAGTCATGAATGACCATTTGCTTTCTATCTCCGCCAAACTATCTTTATGTACTTTCATTTTTGCATAATATTCATTATATCTTAGCATATGTTCCTCAAAGTCTTCTTGGGCTGCTTCTATGTCAAATTTAAGCTTTACATTTTCTGTATGTAAAGATTTGACTTGAGTTTCCAGGTTTTCACACTGAAGCTTGGTATTTTCTATGGCAGCATCTTGTTGATaaatttgcctttctctttctttagtttCTGCAGAAACAGATGCTATTTGTTTTTCAAGCTCATGAAGTTCattctgtaaaatatttcaagattATTATCATGATATTCAACATGAGAGCAACATCAGTTTTGATCCATGGTACATGTAGGAAAATCacaacataaaaaatacatacttaacagatacagaaaaattgATGTATAACAGAAGGAAACATGCAATAAAGCAACAAAATTATAAGCTCAGAGGGAGCCCAGAGTCAAAGGTTTCTTACTTTTTAATGTTCATCTAATTCcagatattaaaattttatcatttgccttaacattttatatgtaaaagatactttaattttaacatttatggACATCAAAAGTACACACTGAAGAAAGACAatatgataaaaattataaagccCTAGATTAAAAATCAAAAGATCTAGGTTCTAGTGCTATTTACTAGTTGGTATGATCATACATAGCAAACTTAATTACCCTATCCAAacctttctttatttgtaaaatgagtataAAGATGTCTACATTTTCTGTGGTATTTGGTGTTTCTAACCAGCACCTCCTTTTTAAAACCTAGTTTTCACACTATcattcttcttttgttcttcttagaTATATCTGGACATTCCTTCCCAATCTCAATAGTTTCTTCAAATATAGATCTTTCTCAGGGTGCAGTTGTAAGTTCCTCCTTTCATTCTATACATACTCCTTGGGTAGCTTATCAGTCCTCACATCTTGAGCTACATATATGCTAATTCACGGAACATAAGTGGCTATTGAGTCCTATACCCAGCTACCACTGGCCATCTCAAATTTATCATGTCCAGAAATTAGACTAGCCTTACACCCTATGCCATCATATTCTTCCTATATCAGTTACTCTATTGTCAGAACCAAAAAATCTTAGTGACATacaacaataaatgtttattgctcACAGGACAGAGCAGCTAGGGTTAGTTAGATGTTGACCTTGGTTAGATTTGCCCAAATGTCTGGGAGTTGGCTGGCTGTAAGATGATTTAGTTTGGCTGACTGGACTGCCTGCGATGTCCTGGCTTTGCTTCATATGTATCTTTTCCTCCAGTGGGGCAGTCAAGGCATGTCCTTCTCATGATGATAGCAAATGCAAAAGAACAGCAGCTCAATTATGGAGGAGCTTTTTCAAGTTTCTGCCTGAATAACATCTGTTGACATCCCAGCTGGTCACATGATGAGGCTCAGACAAGGGGGAGAAGTATGCACACCCACTAAGGAAGGGCATTGTAATGATACATGTCAAAAGGTGTGGATATACACAAGGATGAAGACTTGGGAccaaaaatgcaaattattataCCTCTATTTTCCCAAACTAATTAACTAATGGTAATACTTAGGGatccttcctttattttttggacttttttttttaagtgtattttcttattgtagttgatatgcaatattatattgatcaagcatataacacagtgattcagcagttacacacattaaatcctcaccccaactagtgcagttagtatttgtcaacacagaaagatgttacagaatcattgactaaaGGGAACCATTCTTTATTCTCTCTTATCTATATTATCTATAGCTCTTTATTATCCATATATGTTCGTCCAATTCTATAGATCCTCCCACCAAAACAACTTTGCAGGCCAttctccatctttttttctttctatctagtATAGTCatcttctttaaataaatttataattgtgGGAGGGAGGCACTGCACTAAAAAGGCAAACTCAGTCTCCTGGAGAGACGAGAGGAAAGTATACTGAAAAACACAATATGCTGATGAACCTCAATCTTTATTTCCAGCTCTGATATTTCAAATGTCCACTTGACATTTCTATTTGGTTACCTAATAGACATTTCAACTATACATGTTCagagaagaatatttattttacacaCCCACTCAAATTTTTCCTCTCCCAGTCTTCCTGATTTCAATAAAACACACGTCTTTTCACCTGGATACTACAAAACACTGTAagtcaattttgttttttccctttaccTCACCCTTCTCAATGTACTTAACCAACATATTTTGATAGCTGGCCttccaaaataaaaccacaaattcACTTCTAATCAATTTTTGTAGCATGGTCTAGCTTCTACCTGGTCTCTCTGTTTCCATTCTTCCCCTTACCCCTCAACTAGGCTCCATATATTGGACAGAAGAATCTTTTACAAACAAATCATACTATGTTACTTCCCTGCTCAAGATCCTCCAATGTTTTCCATCacagtaataataaaattcaaaattcctTAATGTGGTTTACAAGGCCATAAATGCTCTAGTCTCTATCTATTGTGCCATCCTTCTTATGTGTTACTCTCCCCTCTTCCAGCTTCCTACTTATTAAATATGCCTAGTTCCTTCCTACCTGAGGGCATTTGTAATAGTTCTCTGAATCTTAGAATTCTCTATCCCTAGCTATAACCTGTCAAGGTCTTTGTCTTTTACAGTTTAGCTTTATTACTCTTTTGAATAGTCTTCcctgaattaaaatataaattaaccacccatcctcctcctccagttACTCTCCACACATTATCTTATTGTATTTCCCTTGCAACTCACTAACCAATGGAATTaccttctttctgtttccttattgcCTGCCTTCTCTGACTAGTAAGCAAGCCCACGGGTGCAGTAACCTTGTCCATCTTCTTTACAACTATCTTCCCAGTGCTTAAAATAATGCCTGGTAcaaagtaggtactcaataagtatttattaaatgtgtgAGTGGTGCACAAGGACACATGCCCTGCCAGCCAGATCAAGCTATTGACCCTATCAATCAATATGGGCATAAATGACATTCCCACTGGTTTGGTCATCATCTCTTCTTTGTTGGACTAATAAAATAGACTTTTaacttttctctgtgtctttagTCAATTCCCCCTTCAATGCATTTCTACCCTTTCACTAAAattgtgtatcttgttgcttttctcctcttcctccctctttcttcttccttctcctctttctcctgtccctcttcttctctcttttgtttataGATTTATTGATATAAACAGTACACATTTAAACtttacaatttgatgagttttgacttTTATGTACACGAGACCATTACAATTGAAATAAATGTATCCTTTACCCATAAAAGTTTCCTCGACTGCTTTTCAATCCATTCTTCCCTCGCCATTTCTCCATTTACAGGTAACCATCATTTGCTGTCTGTCACTAAAGTTTGCAATTTCAAGAATTTTATGTAACACAATATTTTTGCCAAATTTACCCCTAAGTATTTCATAGTTTTGGTGCCActgcaaataatatttttttagttttcacttCTGATCGTTTctttcaatatacagaaatacaatttttatatattagtcTTATATCCTACAATCTTtctaaactcacttattagtcctaatagctttttaaaaatagatgcctTAAGATTTTCTAAAGATAATCATGACATTTGttaataaaaagttttacttcctccttttgAATCTGGATACCTTCATTTACTTTTCTTGCATGATTTCACTGGCTTGAACCAGCAGTACCACAGaatgaatagaagtggcaagGGCACATgccttgttccttatcttaggagagaaacattcagtctttcaacATTATGAATAAGCTGACTGTAGGATTCATGTAGGGATGTAGATGCCGTTTTTTAGATTGAGGACGTTCTCTTATATttccaatttgttgagagtttctaacATGAGTGGATATTGAATGACAAGTGATTTTTATATATCTAGAATTCTCTTTCTAAAgcataaattcattcatttgctcccTTGCTTACAGCCCATCAAAACCTTCCCATCACCTTTAGAATAAAGTCCAGATTACTTATtgcgggtaaaattgcagtatttccagaatctctcgcctggctttagggcatctgcatatcaatagatgtttcaaAGGGTGgagaagtggtccatctacatatcaaaaggtaattacaagggtgtgggagggtttatctggaccagagaggttgtgtGGAGCAATCTTATGCTGCAGCCAGggcaagagagagatggggatgactgcttgtatgaaaagataaaaaggtttcttaactttatttctccctttgactgattttggttttagaggtattttgccccagcattttccccccagagttatactTATCATGGTATATAGCTCCCACAACTTCTCAAAATATACTCTACACTATACCACCACCACACTACATATAGTTCTATGAATGTATCAATGCTATTTCTGGCCTCTGTgaatcatttcactttttttgtCTGAAATATCATCTTTCTCGTCCCAACCATTAAACCTGTCTCAGACACCCAACCATTCAAGCAAACTCCAGCTGTCCTTTAAAACTCAAAGGAAACATCACTTTCTTTGCGATCACTCTTTGTTCAGTGTTAAATCTGTGTTTATGACTCTATTGTGGACACTACTACACAGAATGTAATTACTTGTTTACTGTTTTGTCTccctcttcaatagatggtgacTAACTTAAGAGTGAGGACAATGCTTAGCAAAATGCTTAATAGCAAGTAGGGACTCAATATTAAGTGTAATAATACATGTGAAATTCTTGGAAGGATACGAAGTTTTACAGAAATTTTCTTTATAGATAtctaagacatttttatattccattgtaaaaatgtattctttataaAAGTGATTAACACAaggcaaatatttataataaatccaTAGTACCATGATGGTATAATTAAAGCCAATGTCAAATCTAGCCCTGTATTGCCCACCAAGGCTAGAGCAAGGACACCTTACATATATTGACaattattaattcacttaatcctcatgaaACCTTATAAGCAGATcctattattatctctatttcacaaatatgaaaacagaagcacagagaaattaaacCTTGGAACTAGAAGTTGCAGTTGGGCTCTAGAGcctatttttttcacttctgtatttAATAATAACCTTTACAAAGCACATAGTAAAGATAccatttccatttttgctttgttggcTATATTAACAAAGTATGGTTACAACTAATTGTGCAGCCTGCAAAAACTGAGTATGGCTTCCAAATGCCCTGTAGTGGCATTGTGAAATGCATTATTAAATATAAGGAACACAGAAATGTTTCTTATCTACTTGAAATGTTCACTGACAACTAGTAAATCATAAGCTATAGCTTTAAAAACACTGGCTTAAAAATTTAACCTTCCTTCAATTTGGCATTTTAGGAAAAATGATCAAATGGatgtgaatttaaaataattctatgtGATACTTTGGGTTTTTTAAGTTCATACTATGATTGGAATGACATTGTTGAATCTTTGTATAATGGGTATGTAAAATGTTCCAGGAAACTGGAATATTCATGTAGACTTCACTTAGGGATAACCAAATAATTAAGGAATAAGTATGAAAAATATGCACTTAAAATTGCCTCTTCAAATTAAGTATCCTTAGTAACATCCCTGTTACTAATTTAATATAGTTTTGAAGAAAGTAAAGACTCATTTAAAAGACTATATGAACTAGGTTACCTGCAAATCAAAcagaacttttttgtttttttttaattctgatgttTGTGATTGTTGTTGCCGTGCAACTTGCTCTACAGCATCCGTTAATGAAGATGTGTCTTGTTTAGCCAGAGCTagacaaaagaataaagtacttaataaaaatttaaatgcaaaaacTCTAAGAAAGTTGTATGTCATTACTCAAAATTATGAAAGAATGTGATGTTTTCTCATAAATAAACCAAACTTAGGGTTTCCTTTCTGActatcaacaaaaccaaaatcaaaggtcATAATAATAGATAATTCAAAATTGCCTATACTTATTCCTTTATGGAGCAGTATTAGTATTTTAATTGTCCTAATTTTTCTTATCTAGACCACTTGCACGTAGAATTATAGTGCTGCTATATTAACTACATAGCAATTTTAGTTGATGAATTTTCATTATAGGCCTATATTCTCCAGTTGTTATGCCTTTTCTAAACACTGAATAAGtttcaagagaaattaaacagcTTCCCTCTATTCCAGTCTGctataaattttaacaaaattatccTATCATACTACTTTTTTGTTTCTGCTTATCTTTCAATGATTTATTTCTTAAGATTGCTTCATTACCTTCTCCAGGAACTCTATGactcttcatttctttgttgaCTGACATTCTTCTGtgcttcttttcccctttttggtTTACCTTTACTCCTACAAAATAATCAGTGTTGATAatctttcactttgtttttttcctgtcatGTATCTTGGTGATCCTGAAAGTAAATTGTCAAATGCCTCACAGGGGTGGCGATGAGATTTCATCATTAGTTCCAAGAATTAAAATACAATGCTTAAGTGAGAACTTTTTGGAGGAAAGCAGAACtatatttgaatcttggttctcCTGTTTTTCAGCTATTATGACCTTAAGCAAGTTTTTTAACTACTTTGATCCTCAGCTATAAAACTCCAGGACCATTGTAATATATGCGGCCAAAGTGATATACCTAACATAAGGGCAGAGGCCTAGAGTAGTACATGGCACGTAATAGATGTCTAATAATAATCTGTCATCCGGTTGACCCAATTGCCCCTGTTCTACTGACAGAATAATGCTCCTAAAATACTGTTCTGATTACGTCAACATCAGAGCCAGCATTTCAAGCCCATCTTACATGGCTTCTCCTTTAAGAAGTCTTTCTTGATCTTTCTGGGTAGATATGATGTCTCTCTTTACTACAGTTGTTTCTCTATCTCTATTATATTATGATAGGTAACAGTATAGGTCCTACAGTAATAATATCTAGCAAATATATCTAGTTTTGAATCTAAGTCATACCACTTAGTAGTTTATTAGGTAAATTCTTTCTAACCAAGCCTCagattctttatctgtaaaacagaacaATAGGAGTACCTGCCTCATTAGCATTTTTCGTtaggactaaatgaaataatgcaatgtaaagcacttagcaaatTCTGGCTGCTCAACacatttttattctgattatttCCATTACTTTACATTATATTTTCCCATTAGGTAGTAAGCCCCAGAAAGGCAAATACAGTATCTTAGTCATTTTTGTATTCTCTAGAGAATATGTTAAGAAacctaaaaaatgaagaaagttagatttacataataaaaagtaaagttAACTGGTACTTGATCTATTTTTGAAGCAACAATAAATTGAAGAGCTCTTGGGTGATATTTATTTAAACCAACTATTCATGAAAGgatatttgctttaaaattagTAAAGTTTTAGTGTTTTCTGGATCTCTACTGTAAAAtggacaataaaaataaaatactgccaTCTACTGTTAATTCATTATAATTGCTTAAATCAATGAAAAGTTTAGAGCTGATAGCAACCTTTCATTCGAACTACATATGTGGGTACATAATATATGCAAGACATTGTATGGACTGTAAGGATGTACTAAAAAAGACTGATTTAttaaaatctattatttaaattatgatttaaaaaacttACAATACCTATAGTATTTGATAGTAAATGtccacatttatatataaaatacagtcATTTAGAAAAAAGTGCTTTCAAATAAAAAGGTAGCTTTACAAAAGCAATGCAATGGAAATGCTATAATAAACTACCATTCTATATTAACTatagtcaacatttattgagtacttacaaGTAAGAAGAACTATTCTAACTGCTTTTACATGGATTATCTTTATTAATCCACAGAGCAATCCTACAAACTAGatatttttcctgtattttgtaGATGAATAAACTAAGCCttggagaaattaagaaattatagCCAAAGGTCACACACCTAACACGTAGGAAGGATGGAATTTGAAGGGTTTAGGAtccaaattaacatttattaggcACTTAATATGTACTAAAGCACTGTGATAAGCATGATCCTCATTTGAATTCAAGAGGCAAGCCCCTGTATTCGACCCTtaggaagacatttttaaaaggctaTGGTTCCAGCTTTTGGAAACTCATCAACTGGTACCTCCCTCCAAGTTAACgagcaaaataaaacaaggctGTCAAACTCCATGGGGTTTTGAGAGCTTTTGGTTTAGCAGAATTAAGAGGAAGCAATTATATATGTGCACCCACGTCACATAAGCACCATTTTTCATTCTGAATGGGAAAAATTGCTGTGTGGACCTGCTGGGTAAAATAGGTTTATAATTTCATCTTATCCTCTTTGTATAGATATTTCATCAGAacacagggaaataaaaattatgtggatAATTTTCACATAAGTGTgaaattgttcttgtttttgttttctaaatgggAGGGgaagtttaatatttaaaagcttATGCTAGACTAGGGAGCTAAAAAATTAACCTGGGGAAAGATGAggtaagtgtttttaaaaatttatggaatcaagcaatttaaaaattatggttaCATTTGTCATAAACTTGATGGAATCCAATGTGGGTGGTTCaattcaaacaaataaataatggagaaaatgtGACATACTGTACAAATGAGTAAGAATCAATAGTacatatttaagttaaaaaagacTAAGTTTTTTTAACCATGTTTTCAAGATGTTATAACATCATCAGCATCATCCAAAAGGAATTAATTATTTGAATCACTAAAATGTATTGCATGCGTATTACAAATCAGTGTCTTAGGATCTGCTAAGACTAGGGATTAGTTTCTTTTCTGACTAAGCAAAGAGATTATAGTTTCAGAATGCTGAAACAGAAAGAAACCAGAAGAACTGTACTGTTCCTTAACTTCCTGTCAAAGATAATAGAGTCAATGGGTAATGTTGCTTCTAGCTTTCTGCCAACAGTGGGATTTCTCTGAATGTACTGATAATACTTGACTACTAAAAATATCTTGTTTTAGGGATTAGACATACAGTGGTTAGTCTGCAGCTTGAATACAGGCTTTAAGGGATGCCTAGGCAACTGTTTCAAATAGAAATGATAGGCCTTTGGTGAAATCCAGTCATAACCTACCTGCATGTCTCAGACAGGAAAGTAAGGGGCAAGGTCCTTTATACTCTACATACAAGTAGGCATGATTTCTAAACCAAGAGGAGCTTGTAGTGGATTGAATAGTGCCATTTTCCCCAAAAATATGTCTACATCCTAACCCTCAGATCTATGGTTGTGATCTTATTTGGTAAAATGGTCTTTGTGGGTATAATTAAGGACctcaagatgagatcatcctggatttagggtgggccctaaatccaatgatagGTCAGGTACTGACTATGCAAACAGTACCCAGACCATATGTAAATGTAGAACACTGACCCAAACCTGCTGCAACCAACCTAGGAAATCAATCTATTGTTTATAGTGACCAGACCAGGAGGGCATCTTGCTGTCTCTAAGACTTGTGGGAAGGCAGACCACTATCTCTAGTAACAATTAAAGAGCCAAACAATACCCTTGCAGCAATTGGCCCAAAATGGCTAATGCTTGATTAATAACTGAAAGCTTTCCTAATTTTTGTCCCCACTTCCAACTTAAGAccaaccagagaaagccaaatatacACCCTCAAACAATCATATAGGATGCCTTGTTTCTAGTTAGACTGCCTAGAGCTTCCCCATGCCAACAGCCTCCCATCAGAGTATACACCCCATCagatttcccttttttccactcTAAAGCTATCCCATTATGTCCATCTTTGAGTCTCTGCCAACACAAGTGATAGTGGCTGACTCCCTTTCTATAGCAAACTCTGAATAGTCTCTGTATGTTCCCATATGGTTGGCCTTTATTTCCACACAGGTGTCTTTAAATCAGAAAGGTAGAGAGGGATTTCAGACTCAGACACACATTAAGAAGACCACATGAGGGTGGAGGCATAGAACCCCGTTATGCAGCCCCAAGCCAAGGAATATCTGGAAccaccagaaactggaagaggcaaggaaaatGAGACACCTGCAAGGGGATACAGTCCTGACAACACCTTGATTTGAGATTTCTGCCTCTGTAACAATGAGAGAAACATTTTTGTGGTTTTAAGTCATCTAGTTTGTGGCAATTTCTTTTGGCAGCCTTATGAAACTAACACAACCTTTTGACAAGGAAATTTGCATGCTATATGTCCTTTTCTGGGAGAACCCATAAACCTTAGTATAATAAATGGCTTGAAAACAATTGTTCACAGTTGTTGAAATTCCAATTGTTCTCATGAGAAGAAAGATTTACAAGGTGATATAAGAATGTCTGGGGATTTCCTCAATGTTTccctgtaggaccccaacctccctgagaaataagttagcctaagagtagccatcttgaagcctgaAAACCATTCTgacatatgactcagagggaacaactgaaaccaggtaactcctctggaaaaacaagttaatcaatcatgactgctggcagcgctaacctttcggttagttaagcataaaagctgaccctaccttgctacacccccaggacgtggcactaacccagaaatcgtaggtttgaaaaattactgcctttgtagtattgttatcttgctatgtagtattgttatcttgttactacaacacaatctgtaaccatggtaatcctctagggctgaatgcctcagaaaatcctatataaccacttagttgtaagtgctcagggtcttcgttgagacccgctgcgacgggctgacttagaccccaactagttggcttctgaataaattcctcttgcttgttgcatcaagaaacgtctttggtgagtgatttggggcggcgccttcctcaggggaatccaacatttgggggctcgtccgggatcgggcgtccaccccgcttcactcccgaagtcgctcttggaggaagaggtaagattagtggcgccttgagttgtatgtgttctgttttctgtttcagtgagaccggtcagagttctgaagggtacccgctgtctggcagccgtctcaatcccgtaaaggggctgtgactgcggtcggtagacgtactagagcaccgcaggctgcaaccctgggggacgcctcagggaggttgggaggccagggacgcctggtagcctcccgtctgtttttccggcaaactgaacctgatgagatagggttgatttttgggcgccgagaatatcaaccctctgattcctttcggtttctgttcgaggctctgaaaagaaccaaaagcggccgctgtgtgtctaatctgtgtgtgtctttgttttttgtgtcctttacgtgtctaattattgttatactgacaatgggacagacagtgacgactccccttagcctgacgctagatcattggacggaagttagagcgagggcacataacttgtcagtagaagtgaaaaagggaccatggcagactttctgtacctccgaatggcccacctacaatgttgggtggccctcggaggggacttttgacctccccaccttattagcagtaaaagctgttgtctttcaggattcgtctcaaggacacccggatcagcaaccctacattgtagtctggcaagagttggtggagaacccaccaccctgggtaaagccctgggtgcaaaagaaaatgggccctcgagttttagctgcccagactcaacctcagaaaaaggaaaaggaaactaccaaagtttaccctgatactcaggattcgcttataattgatgaaccccctccccctccttaccctcctgcccccacggcacccccggtgcccccacccccagcaccctcagcaccctcagcacccccagcacccccagctccggcaccctcagtccctgatgctgaggcagtagggcaggctccgggacctgcccagggcacccggcgccgccgaggggtcatcttggacccaccgggtatctttcctctccggtcttatggagttcccatccttggagaagaaggggaaccacctttccaacccctgcaatattggcccttctcctctgctgatttgtataattggaaagctaaccacccgcccttttcagaggagccacagaaactaactggtttagtagagtctctgatgttttcccaccagcccacctgggatgactgtcagcagcttttgcaggtgctctttaccacggaagagagagagaggattctcctggaggcacggaggaatgtgcctggaaccgacggacggccttcgcaactccctcatgacatagagagggggttcccgttgactagacccaactgggactttaattctccagaaggtagggagcgactaaccatctatcgtcaggctctggtggcaggtctccgtggggcc contains:
- the CCDC122 gene encoding coiled-coil domain-containing protein 122 isoform X2, yielding MSVNKEMKSHRVPGEALAKQDTSSLTDAVEQVARQQQSQTSELKKNKKVLFDLQNELHELEKQIASVSAETKERERQIYQQDAAIENTKLQCENLETQVKSLHTENVKLKFDIEAAQEDFEEHMLRYNEYYAKMKVHKDSLAEIESKWSFMTELHEKRDLVKKLMTMKEELTQDFQNPEGNQMRQVQEDITKLKAQIITVKESIIEKTCFLEEEKNTHEKLRKEIEVQHKRYGAILKRLRCQVNKLQSNRRQWQWNIEQLEKTAAELRKRIGMKD
- the CCDC122 gene encoding coiled-coil domain-containing protein 122 isoform X1, whose translation is MTYNFLRVFAFKFLLSTLFFCLALAKQDTSSLTDAVEQVARQQQSQTSELKKNKKVLFDLQNELHELEKQIASVSAETKERERQIYQQDAAIENTKLQCENLETQVKSLHTENVKLKFDIEAAQEDFEEHMLRYNEYYAKMKVHKDSLAEIESKWSFMTELHEKRDLVKKLMTMKEELTQDFQNPEGNQMRQVQEDITKLKAQIITVKESIIEKTCFLEEEKNTHEKLRKEIEVQHKRYGAILKRLRCQVNKLQSNRRQWQWNIEQLEKTAAELRKRIGMKD
- the CCDC122 gene encoding coiled-coil domain-containing protein 122 isoform X3 translates to MTYNFLRVFAFKFLLSTLFFCLALAKQDTSSLTDAVEQVARQQQSQTSELKKNKKVLFDLQNELHELEKQIASVSAETKERERQIYQQDAAIENTKLQCENLETQVKSLHTENVKLKFDIEAAQEDFEEHMLRYNEYYAKMKVHKDSLAEIESKWSFMTELHEKRDLVKKLMTMKEELTQDFQNPEGNQMRQVQVQHKRYGAILKRLRCQVNKLQSNRRQWQWNIEQLEKTAAELRKRIGMKD